In one window of Tumebacillus algifaecis DNA:
- the ald gene encoding alanine dehydrogenase: MNVGIPKEIKNNENRVAITPAGVEALRINGHNVFIETSAGIGSGFTNEDYQNAGAVILETAAEVWSTADMIMKVKEPIAPEYGFFREGLILFTYLHLAPEPELTKALIENGVIAIAYETIQLPDRSLPLLIPMSEVAGRMSVQIGAQFLEKPWGGKGVLLGGVPGVLPGNVVIIGGGIVGTNAAKMALGLGANVTIIDNNSTRLRQLDDIFDGRVRTLMSNSYNIESMVRQADLLIGSVLIPGARAPKLVKEYMVKQMAPGSVIVDVAIDQGGSIETSDRVTTHSEPTYLKHGVVHYAVANMPGAVARTSTLALTNVTLNYALALANKGWAQAAKDDAALAKGVNVVNGKVTYEAVATALGYDYTELASVIA; this comes from the coding sequence ATGAACGTTGGAATTCCGAAGGAAATTAAGAACAATGAGAACCGTGTCGCCATCACGCCGGCTGGTGTAGAAGCACTGCGCATCAACGGTCACAACGTATTTATCGAAACGAGCGCTGGTATTGGTAGCGGTTTCACGAACGAAGACTACCAAAACGCAGGTGCGGTGATCCTCGAAACTGCGGCGGAAGTGTGGAGCACCGCCGATATGATCATGAAGGTAAAAGAACCGATCGCGCCTGAGTACGGCTTTTTCCGCGAAGGGCTGATCCTGTTTACCTACCTGCATCTCGCGCCGGAGCCGGAATTGACCAAAGCGCTGATCGAGAACGGTGTGATCGCAATCGCTTATGAGACGATCCAATTGCCGGACCGCTCCTTGCCGCTGCTCATTCCGATGTCCGAAGTGGCAGGCCGCATGTCCGTGCAAATCGGCGCGCAATTCCTTGAAAAGCCGTGGGGAGGTAAAGGCGTCCTGCTCGGCGGTGTACCGGGCGTTCTGCCGGGCAATGTCGTGATCATCGGCGGCGGTATTGTCGGTACCAACGCGGCGAAAATGGCACTGGGCCTTGGCGCGAACGTTACGATCATCGACAATAACTCGACTCGTCTGCGCCAACTGGATGATATCTTCGATGGCCGCGTGCGCACCTTGATGTCCAACTCCTACAACATCGAGTCGATGGTTCGCCAAGCGGATCTCCTCATCGGTTCGGTCTTGATCCCGGGCGCGCGCGCTCCGAAACTGGTCAAAGAATACATGGTCAAACAAATGGCTCCGGGCTCTGTGATCGTGGACGTTGCGATCGACCAAGGCGGTTCCATCGAGACGAGCGACCGCGTGACCACTCACTCCGAGCCGACCTATTTGAAGCATGGCGTCGTGCACTACGCAGTGGCGAACATGCCGGGCGCAGTCGCTCGCACTTCGACGCTGGCGCTCACCAACGTGACGCTGAACTACGCACTGGCGCTGGCTAACAAAGGTTGGGCGCAAGCGGCGAAAGACGACGCGGCATTGGCGAAAGGCGTCAACGTTGTCAACGGTAAAGTAACGTATGAAGCGGTTGCAACCGCACTGGGTTACGACTACACCGAACTGGCTTCGGTAATCGCATAA
- a CDS encoding DUF1540 domain-containing protein encodes MPAGVKCQVEECTYNKETACSAEKIEVSSNGNDVVGTNKGTLCATFEYSDHYRAKSGLSKEEYRERFDAQH; translated from the coding sequence ATGCCAGCAGGAGTGAAATGCCAAGTAGAAGAGTGTACGTACAATAAAGAGACTGCGTGTAGCGCAGAGAAGATCGAAGTTTCCTCGAACGGAAACGATGTGGTGGGCACCAACAAAGGAACGTTGTGTGCCACGTTCGAATACAGCGACCATTATCGGGCCAAATCTGGTCTCAGCAAAGAAGAATATCGGGAGCGTTTCGACGCGCAACACTAA
- a CDS encoding DUF4227 family protein has translation MIISLRQLSRFLRLIIFTIIFSFICFKVLMIVQAMIEPANKYKEPIGGDAVKVDARYEPVTPDHSYDEILYRLNLFFEIGE, from the coding sequence GTGATCATATCGCTCCGCCAATTGTCGCGCTTTTTGCGCTTGATCATCTTTACGATTATTTTCAGCTTCATCTGCTTCAAAGTGCTAATGATCGTGCAGGCGATGATCGAACCTGCCAATAAATACAAAGAACCGATCGGCGGGGATGCGGTAAAGGTCGATGCGCGTTATGAGCCAGTAACGCCGGATCACTCGTATGACGAAATCCTGTATCGGCTCAACCTTTTTTTTGAAATTGGGGAATAG
- a CDS encoding TetR/AcrR family transcriptional regulator, whose translation MVKKKVARGDLIKETERLLLEKGYEGVNFSVLSERLGVGRSTLYDHFSSKDELIAVYMTDVMDAILAQCDGLMEQEDALLQIKEMIRIFHTYSQIHKIVQLMPALCATGTASEKVTSALSTLQAGHHRLMNLVTTAIEKAKAQKRIRNELPTPLIASLVFHSILLPKTEGHPPEAWSELIFDLLFHGLQTQT comes from the coding sequence GTGGTGAAGAAAAAAGTGGCGCGAGGCGACCTGATCAAAGAGACGGAGCGATTGTTGCTCGAAAAGGGCTACGAGGGAGTTAATTTTTCGGTTCTATCCGAGCGGTTGGGAGTCGGGCGGAGCACCCTGTATGACCATTTTTCCTCCAAAGATGAACTGATCGCCGTCTACATGACCGATGTGATGGATGCCATCTTGGCCCAGTGCGACGGTCTGATGGAACAGGAGGATGCCCTGCTACAGATCAAAGAGATGATCCGTATTTTCCACACCTACTCGCAGATTCACAAGATCGTCCAACTGATGCCCGCTTTGTGCGCCACAGGAACTGCTTCAGAAAAAGTCACCTCGGCGTTGTCCACCCTACAAGCGGGTCATCATCGCTTGATGAATCTCGTCACAACGGCGATCGAAAAGGCGAAAGCGCAAAAGCGCATCCGAAACGAGCTGCCGACTCCATTGATCGCTTCGCTAGTCTTTCATTCGATCCTGCTACCCAAAACGGAAGGCCACCCGCCTGAAGCGTGGAGCGAATTGATTTTTGATCTGCTGTTCCACGGCTTGCAGACACAAACTTGA
- a CDS encoding D-alanyl-D-alanine carboxypeptidase family protein, with protein MSLKRRLGRTCTSLLCATALMMASFTGSASAAEKKDNKAAQVDLAKQSVSAVLMDQATGTVLFEKNGNAKLPPASVTKVMTMLLIMEAVENGKVKWSDKIRTSENAASMGGSQIFLEPGEEMTLEEMFKGIAVASGNDAAVAVAEHLAGSEEGFVQLMNERAEQLGCKATHFSNVNGLPVDNHYTSAHDIALMSRELLKHDAVTKYTGIYQDYLRKTSEKPFWLVNTNKLVRFYSGMDGLKTGFTAEAKYCLSATAQRGGFRVIAVVMGAPTSPVRNAEISQMMDFAFANYKSEVLYKSGQVVQQVAIDKGDVRNLPIVTNDTVGVLMKKGDKKTAYQQEVVLNEVKAPIKKGQVLGSVVIKKEGQEITKADLVASIDVSKAGMWTLFKRTVESWLTFGT; from the coding sequence ATGTCTCTCAAAAGACGATTGGGCCGCACGTGTACTTCGTTGCTGTGTGCGACGGCACTCATGATGGCATCTTTTACAGGCTCGGCATCGGCAGCCGAGAAAAAAGATAACAAGGCGGCGCAAGTAGACCTTGCCAAGCAATCGGTATCGGCCGTGCTGATGGATCAGGCCACCGGAACTGTGCTGTTCGAGAAAAATGGCAATGCCAAACTTCCTCCAGCCTCCGTGACAAAAGTGATGACGATGCTGTTGATCATGGAGGCGGTGGAGAACGGCAAAGTGAAGTGGAGCGATAAGATCCGCACCAGCGAGAACGCAGCCAGCATGGGCGGCTCCCAGATCTTTTTGGAACCGGGCGAAGAGATGACGCTCGAAGAGATGTTCAAAGGGATCGCTGTCGCTTCAGGCAACGATGCAGCCGTGGCGGTGGCCGAGCATCTGGCCGGATCGGAAGAAGGGTTTGTGCAGTTGATGAACGAGCGCGCCGAGCAACTTGGTTGCAAGGCGACCCACTTTAGCAATGTCAATGGTCTTCCAGTGGACAACCATTACACATCTGCACACGATATCGCCCTGATGTCGCGGGAACTGTTGAAACATGACGCGGTGACCAAGTATACAGGCATCTACCAAGACTACCTGCGCAAAACGAGTGAAAAGCCATTCTGGCTGGTTAACACCAACAAACTGGTGCGCTTTTACAGCGGCATGGACGGACTGAAGACGGGCTTCACCGCCGAAGCGAAATACTGCCTGTCTGCCACTGCACAACGCGGCGGGTTTCGCGTGATCGCCGTAGTGATGGGTGCACCGACATCGCCTGTGCGCAATGCTGAAATCTCGCAGATGATGGACTTCGCGTTTGCCAACTACAAATCGGAAGTCCTGTACAAATCGGGACAAGTTGTACAACAGGTGGCGATCGACAAAGGCGATGTCCGAAACTTACCGATCGTCACCAATGACACGGTCGGGGTGCTGATGAAAAAGGGCGACAAGAAAACGGCCTACCAGCAAGAAGTCGTTTTAAATGAAGTGAAAGCTCCGATCAAAAAAGGTCAGGTGCTCGGCTCCGTCGTCATCAAAAAAGAAGGGCAAGAAATTACCAAAGCGGATCTCGTCGCCAGCATAGATGTGAGCAAGGCTGGCATGTGGACGCTGTTTAAGCGGACCGTGGAGAGTTGGCTGACTTTTGGAACGTAG
- the recQ gene encoding DNA helicase RecQ has translation MFEQALHLLKKYYGYDSFRKGQERIIASILSGHDVLGIMPTGGGKSICYQIPALLLPGVTLVISPLISLMKDQVDTLTSLDIPATFINSSLTQSEAEERMEAARHGAYKLIYVAPERLDSERFRSQIQELPISMIAIDEAHCISQWGHDFRPSYLAVPKVLDLLPVRPLVTAFTATATTEVTRDIVELLGIDPTYTFVTGFNRENLTFKVLRGENKRDFVLHYLHQFREQAGIIYAATRKEVDTFHAELLVRGFAVGKYHAGLSDAEKSTYQEQFLYDDIRIMVATNAFGMGIDKSNVRFVLHVNLPKNMESYYQEAGRAGRDGEPSECILLYHPQDVQLQKFLIEQSVMAQERKGSEYKKLQSMVDFAHTTRCLRNYILEYFDDEAVEPCGVCSNCKDDSEEKDITVEAQKIFSCIYRMKERFGASLVAQVLKGSSNKKVLQFGFDKLPTYGLMKTYKEKEITDLIHVLIAEGYLGLTDGQYPVVRLESKAGAVLKGQAQILQKIRLRPTQAPSGDSKLFEQLRELRKEISQREKVPPYIIFSDSTLREMSDYCPTDEAGLLTIKGVGEGKLVRYGKPFLELLQAYAKEHGASAAPRKHLPDAPVANDEETPSHLKSYQLFQAGLSLAEVAQERQLKSITVQDHIIRAISEGQPVQWERIIPPEQEELIQRVIDELGAETLKPIKEALPQEVDYFAIKGLLCKRSLQHV, from the coding sequence GTGTTTGAACAAGCATTGCACCTGCTCAAGAAATATTATGGATACGATTCCTTCCGCAAAGGGCAGGAACGGATCATCGCTAGCATCTTGAGCGGACACGATGTGCTTGGGATTATGCCGACTGGCGGAGGTAAATCGATTTGCTATCAGATTCCAGCCCTCCTACTACCTGGTGTGACCCTAGTGATTTCACCTCTGATCTCCCTGATGAAAGACCAAGTTGACACGCTGACAAGCCTCGACATCCCCGCTACCTTTATCAATTCATCGCTCACGCAGTCCGAAGCGGAAGAGCGCATGGAGGCTGCTCGGCATGGAGCGTACAAGTTGATCTATGTCGCACCGGAGCGACTCGACTCCGAACGTTTTCGCTCCCAGATTCAGGAGCTCCCGATCTCGATGATCGCCATCGATGAAGCGCATTGTATCTCCCAGTGGGGGCACGATTTCCGCCCCAGCTATCTCGCCGTTCCCAAGGTGCTTGACCTGCTGCCTGTGCGTCCGCTCGTAACCGCGTTCACTGCGACGGCAACCACCGAGGTCACGCGCGATATTGTCGAGCTTCTTGGCATCGACCCGACCTATACGTTTGTCACCGGGTTTAATCGCGAGAACCTGACGTTCAAAGTCCTGCGCGGAGAGAACAAACGCGATTTTGTCCTGCACTATTTGCATCAGTTTCGTGAGCAGGCTGGCATCATTTATGCGGCGACACGCAAAGAGGTCGATACGTTCCATGCTGAACTGCTGGTGCGCGGATTTGCTGTGGGGAAATATCATGCTGGGCTGAGCGATGCGGAGAAGTCAACGTACCAAGAGCAGTTTTTATATGATGACATCCGCATCATGGTCGCGACCAACGCGTTCGGCATGGGGATCGATAAATCAAATGTGCGGTTTGTACTACATGTCAACCTGCCTAAAAATATGGAGTCGTACTATCAGGAAGCTGGCCGCGCCGGACGCGATGGCGAGCCGAGCGAGTGCATTCTGCTCTATCATCCGCAGGATGTGCAGTTGCAAAAGTTTCTGATCGAGCAGTCGGTGATGGCACAAGAACGCAAAGGCAGCGAGTACAAGAAATTGCAGTCGATGGTGGACTTTGCGCACACCACCCGCTGTCTGCGCAACTACATCCTCGAATATTTCGATGATGAAGCGGTCGAACCGTGTGGAGTCTGCTCGAACTGCAAAGATGACAGCGAAGAGAAAGACATCACCGTTGAGGCGCAAAAAATCTTCTCCTGCATCTATCGAATGAAGGAGCGCTTCGGTGCATCGCTCGTCGCTCAAGTCTTAAAAGGATCGTCGAACAAAAAGGTGTTGCAGTTCGGCTTCGACAAATTGCCGACATATGGCTTGATGAAAACCTACAAAGAAAAAGAGATCACCGACCTGATCCACGTCTTGATCGCCGAAGGGTACCTTGGGCTCACCGACGGTCAATATCCGGTGGTGCGGCTTGAGAGTAAAGCTGGCGCGGTGCTAAAAGGACAAGCCCAGATTCTGCAAAAAATTCGCTTGCGCCCGACACAGGCACCAAGCGGAGACAGCAAGCTGTTCGAGCAGTTGCGCGAACTGCGCAAAGAGATTTCTCAGCGCGAAAAAGTGCCGCCGTACATCATCTTCTCCGACAGCACGCTGCGTGAGATGAGCGATTACTGCCCGACCGATGAAGCTGGCCTGCTGACGATAAAAGGTGTAGGCGAAGGCAAACTGGTCCGGTATGGAAAACCGTTTCTGGAACTGTTGCAAGCGTATGCGAAGGAGCACGGAGCAAGCGCTGCGCCCCGCAAGCATCTGCCTGACGCACCAGTAGCAAACGATGAGGAGACACCGAGCCATCTCAAGTCCTATCAGCTCTTCCAGGCTGGGCTGTCTTTAGCAGAAGTGGCGCAGGAGCGCCAACTCAAGTCGATCACCGTACAGGATCATATCATCCGTGCCATTTCTGAAGGGCAGCCGGTACAATGGGAACGGATTATCCCGCCCGAGCAGGAAGAGTTGATTCAACGTGTGATCGATGAACTTGGCGCCGAAACGCTCAAGCCGATCAAGGAGGCATTGCCCCAAGAAGTTGACTATTTTGCGATCAAAGGTCTGCTCTGCAAGCGTTCCTTGCAGCATGTATAA
- a CDS encoding phosphopentomutase, producing MAFNRIVFIVLDSCGIGEMYDAAEYGDQGSNTIGNIAKAVGGLNVPNLERLGLGKIHPIEGVRADLEATGAYGKMSELSAGKDTTNGHWEMMGIKLDKPLPTYPEGFPRDLMEKFEERIGRKTIGNYPASGTEIIKDLGEEHMKTGSPIIYTSGDSVFQIAAHEEIISLDELYSMCKIARELLVDEHAVGRVIARPFVGEPGNFTRTANRHDYSRDFGRTVLNEMDEAGLAVLGVGKIYDIYGGSGVNDKVSTNGNMDGVDKTLESMKRVEKGLVFTNLVDFDALYGHRNDPEGFAKSILDFDARLPEILAAMNDDDLLVLTADHGCDPTTPGTDHSREYVPLLVYSKNGQANVDLGTRSTFADLGATIAENYGVQSTGLGESFLKQIVKG from the coding sequence ATGGCGTTTAACCGCATTGTTTTTATCGTATTGGATAGCTGCGGCATTGGTGAGATGTATGATGCTGCTGAATATGGCGATCAAGGATCGAACACCATTGGTAATATTGCAAAAGCTGTAGGTGGGCTGAACGTTCCGAACTTGGAGCGACTGGGACTTGGCAAGATTCATCCGATTGAAGGCGTGCGCGCCGATCTGGAAGCGACTGGCGCATACGGCAAAATGTCGGAGCTGTCGGCGGGCAAAGACACGACCAACGGACATTGGGAGATGATGGGCATCAAGCTTGACAAGCCGCTCCCCACCTATCCGGAGGGCTTCCCGCGCGATCTGATGGAAAAATTTGAAGAGCGCATCGGCCGCAAAACGATCGGCAACTATCCGGCTTCTGGCACGGAGATCATCAAAGACCTTGGGGAAGAGCATATGAAGACCGGCTCTCCGATCATTTACACCTCGGGCGACTCGGTGTTCCAGATCGCCGCACACGAAGAGATCATCTCACTTGATGAACTGTATTCGATGTGCAAAATTGCCCGCGAACTGCTTGTTGATGAACATGCGGTCGGGCGTGTCATCGCTCGTCCGTTTGTAGGCGAACCGGGCAATTTCACCCGCACTGCCAATCGCCACGACTATTCGCGCGACTTTGGCCGCACCGTTTTGAACGAAATGGATGAAGCAGGTCTGGCAGTTCTCGGCGTTGGCAAAATCTACGACATCTATGGCGGCTCTGGCGTAAATGACAAAGTTTCGACCAATGGCAACATGGATGGCGTGGACAAGACGCTGGAATCGATGAAACGGGTGGAAAAAGGCTTGGTCTTCACCAACCTTGTCGATTTTGACGCATTGTACGGGCATCGTAACGATCCGGAAGGGTTTGCAAAATCGATTTTGGATTTCGATGCGCGCCTGCCGGAAATCTTGGCGGCGATGAACGATGACGACCTGTTGGTGCTGACGGCCGACCACGGTTGCGATCCGACCACACCGGGCACCGACCACAGCCGCGAGTACGTGCCGCTGCTCGTCTACAGCAAAAATGGCCAAGCGAATGTCGATCTGGGTACCCGCAGCACGTTTGCCGATCTCGGCGCGACGATTGCGGAGAACTACGGCGTGCAAAGCACCGGTCTCGGGGAAAGTTTCCTGAAGCAAATCGTGAAAGGTTAA
- a CDS encoding pyrimidine-nucleoside phosphorylase, whose amino-acid sequence MRMYDIIHKKRDGGQLNKQEIAYIVKGFTDGSIPDYQMSALSMAIYFQGMSAEETAELTLSMAQSGDMIDLSGINGNKVDKHSTGGVGDTTTLVLLPLVASVGVPVAKLSGRGLGHTGGTIDKLEAIPGFSIDMPQDQFVANVNKYGCALIGQTGSVAPADKKLYALRDVTATVDTIPLIASSIMSKKIASGADSIVLDVKTGDGAFMKTLDGSFELAKAMVDIGNNVGRNTIGVISGMEQPLGYAIGNALEVQEAIDTLRGVGPDDLAELCLVLGSYMLVATDHAANAEEARQMLVDSLQSGKALETFRSFIEAQGGNPAVIDDRTLLPQAKRQVAVTLGRAGYVAEIHAEEAGTCAMLLGAGRETKDSEVDLAVGIVLHKKVGDAVAANEAIATLYVNDESRLTEVISRLQAAYVLTDERQPVQPLIYGVVTKSGIERFV is encoded by the coding sequence ATGAGAATGTATGACATTATTCATAAAAAACGGGATGGCGGTCAGCTGAACAAGCAGGAGATCGCCTATATCGTCAAAGGGTTTACCGACGGTAGCATCCCCGATTACCAAATGTCGGCACTTTCGATGGCGATCTATTTCCAAGGCATGAGCGCCGAGGAGACGGCCGAACTGACGCTGTCGATGGCGCAATCGGGCGATATGATCGATCTGTCGGGCATCAATGGGAACAAAGTTGATAAACACTCCACTGGCGGTGTCGGTGATACGACGACGCTGGTGCTTTTGCCATTGGTGGCATCTGTCGGCGTGCCGGTCGCCAAACTGTCAGGACGCGGTTTGGGGCATACGGGCGGTACGATCGACAAGTTGGAAGCGATTCCGGGCTTTTCGATCGACATGCCACAAGACCAATTTGTGGCGAACGTCAACAAATATGGCTGCGCACTGATCGGGCAGACCGGTTCGGTCGCGCCGGCGGACAAGAAGTTGTATGCATTGCGCGACGTGACGGCGACGGTCGATACGATTCCATTGATCGCCTCCTCGATCATGTCGAAAAAAATCGCCTCCGGTGCCGACTCCATCGTCCTCGATGTGAAGACGGGCGACGGCGCCTTTATGAAAACGCTAGACGGCTCTTTTGAGCTGGCCAAAGCGATGGTTGACATCGGCAACAACGTCGGGCGAAATACGATCGGCGTGATCTCCGGCATGGAGCAACCACTCGGGTATGCGATCGGCAATGCGCTGGAGGTACAGGAAGCGATCGATACGCTGCGTGGAGTAGGTCCGGACGATCTGGCCGAGCTGTGCTTGGTACTGGGTTCCTACATGTTGGTCGCGACCGACCATGCGGCGAATGCGGAGGAAGCGCGGCAGATGTTGGTCGATTCGCTGCAAAGTGGCAAGGCGTTGGAAACGTTCCGCAGTTTCATCGAAGCGCAAGGCGGCAACCCGGCTGTCATCGACGACCGGACTTTGCTCCCGCAAGCGAAGCGTCAAGTTGCGGTCACGTTAGGCCGTGCGGGCTATGTGGCGGAAATCCACGCAGAAGAAGCGGGTACTTGCGCGATGTTGCTCGGAGCGGGACGCGAGACGAAAGATTCGGAGGTCGATCTGGCGGTCGGCATCGTTCTGCACAAAAAAGTGGGCGATGCGGTTGCCGCGAACGAGGCGATCGCAACGCTGTATGTAAATGACGAGAGCAGGCTGACTGAGGTGATCTCGCGCCTCCAGGCCGCCTATGTGTTGACCGATGAACGGCAGCCGGTGCAGCCATTGATTTATGGCGTCGTGACCAAATCGGGCATCGAGCGTTTCGTCTAG
- the xerD gene encoding site-specific tyrosine recombinase XerD — MDRLIERFIHYLAVERGLALNTLESYQRDLIGYVGFLDRSGIQDLNQTRRANIIAYLAELQRKGRATSTISRNLASLRAFYSFLLRDGLIDGDPTANLESPKIEKRLPKVLSVAEVEALLEGPDTGTIAGIRDKAMLELLYATGIRVSELVSLNISDVNINMGFLKCYGKGSKERIIPLGSVALTTVGDYLLKSRGKMLRDQMEESLFVNHHGQRLSRQGFWKIIKKYAHSARIDKEITPHTLRHSFATHLLENGADLRAVQEMLGHADISTTQIYTHLTKSRLKEVYAKAHPRA; from the coding sequence ATGGACAGGCTGATCGAGCGATTTATTCATTACCTAGCAGTTGAACGAGGACTCGCGCTGAATACACTCGAGTCGTATCAGCGTGACCTGATCGGGTATGTGGGCTTTTTAGACCGAAGCGGCATCCAAGATCTCAACCAGACGCGTCGCGCCAATATCATCGCGTATCTGGCCGAACTGCAGCGTAAGGGTCGTGCAACTTCGACCATTTCACGCAATCTGGCTTCCCTGCGTGCGTTTTATAGCTTTTTGTTGCGCGATGGATTGATCGACGGTGATCCGACGGCCAATCTGGAGTCGCCAAAGATCGAGAAGCGACTGCCCAAGGTGCTTTCGGTCGCTGAGGTCGAAGCGCTGCTCGAAGGGCCAGATACAGGCACGATTGCTGGCATCCGCGACAAAGCGATGCTCGAACTGCTCTACGCAACTGGAATCCGCGTCTCCGAGCTGGTGTCCTTGAACATTTCTGATGTCAACATCAACATGGGTTTTCTCAAATGTTACGGCAAAGGCTCAAAAGAGCGCATTATCCCGCTAGGTTCGGTCGCATTGACCACGGTGGGCGACTACCTGCTCAAGAGCCGGGGCAAGATGCTCCGCGACCAGATGGAAGAGTCTCTGTTTGTCAACCATCACGGACAGCGCTTGTCTCGTCAAGGCTTTTGGAAAATCATCAAGAAATATGCGCACTCTGCGAGGATTGATAAAGAGATCACTCCGCACACTTTACGACACTCATTCGCCACTCATCTGTTGGAAAACGGTGCGGACCTGCGTGCGGTGCAGGAGATGCTCGGTCATGCCGACATCTCGACCACCCAGATCTACACGCATTTGACCAAATCACGCTTAAAAGAAGTGTACGCCAAAGCACATCCACGTGCTTAG